GTGCTGTTCTGCGGGCCGACCGGCGTCGGCAAGACGACGCTGATGAACGCTAGAAGTCAGCATCTACTAGTAGACCCAACCGATGTAGACCGAGCCACTGAGGCCTCAGCGTGAACAGCAACCTACGTAATCAGGGACAACAGTACCCCAAAGATTCCTGTTGCGTGAACCAAACTGAGGAGTGCTATGAATGCACCAACTACTGCGGCAGTGGTAGGTAGTGGCTCTAATTGTTCACGAGTGTTGTTGATGTGAACCGTGACGTTGTCTGAAATCGTTTCTACTGCCTCCTCATTTCCTAATGCGAGAACTAATCGAATATCGTAATCTCCGGGGTCAGCATCTTCTGAAGTCTGTATTTTGAAACGCATCGGTGGCGACGGAGTAACGGGGCCTTCATTTTCTCCGTCTTCAGGGACGAACTCCTGACTTTCCGAAATGTTGTCAGCATCGACTTCGCTAAGTGGGAGAACCTTCTCAGATAGCGTTCTGGGATAATACCGTTCCATCACTTCGTCCATCTCTATATCTGGATTTGAGCGAATATCTTCACCCCATTCAAAATCGTCAGCAAAGAATATTCTGGGCACACCGATTGTTATCCCATATCGAGTGAGCGGCATATATCGCACATAAGATTTTGAATCGTCAATTTGGCTTCCGATAGTGAGGTCCGTGATTACATTTTCTTCCCAGTCCACCAAACCATCGACGCTAAGAGAGACAGTCCCAATACGATGGGTTTCAGGCAATATTGATGGATTGGTCAGCATCGTCAGTTTGTTTTTTGCAGGTGAACCGTATCCAGAAATGTAGAGGTCGAATAGTATCTCGTCACCGGGGTCAATTGCAGCACTATGATTGATAGTAACTAATTCGTAGTCAAAATCTACCTCTGGATTCGCCTGTGCGCGTAGAGCCTGCTGTTCATCGGCGGGTTGAGTCATAATCCATCTTGAACGACGGAGCGGAATAATTCAACCGGAGAAGGAAGTTACAGGGCCGAACTCGATTCTCAAAGACCGACCCGATAGATATTCTCGCGGTAGAGGTCTTCGATGTCCTCGTAGTAGGTGTGGAGATAGGAGTCAATCGGCTCCTCCATCGACCCCTTCTCCACCGAGTCACCGCGCATATACTTCACCAGTTCGCGGTTCACATCCTGCTCGACACGCCACCACGTCGAAAAGCGGTGACGCCCGAAGTGGCTCGTTATCGGCCTGTATTCCTCAGTTTCCGCGTACTCCGGGTGGAGTTCCTTCTTCCAGACTGAGTTGATGGCCTTGTGGTCCATCTTCGAGTGGCTCGTCTCCGACAGGAACAACCACGGCTCGTCGTTCTCCGGACGAATCAGCAGGTAGCGAGCGAGCAGTCGCCGGAGTTCACCATCAAGCGGGAGCATCCGCGCACGGCCCGACTTGTTCCTCGGTCGCTCGTCACCCGGCGGAATGTAGATGACGTTCTCGCGGTCTGCAAGCCGGTCCTCGGAACCCAGTTCCGGGTAGTGCGATTGAATCTCGCTGTTCTCCATCGCAATATCGCTCAGTTTGATGTTCGACACCTCTCCCGCCCGCAGACCGAGTTTGAATTGGAAGCAGATTATCGCCCGATTGCGAAGGTGCGTCACGCCTCGCACCATCTCCTGAAGTTCATCGATGGAGATTCGGCGGTGCTTCTTCCCGTCGGGAACTTCCAGATTCACCTTGTCACGGGCGAGCGTGAACGGGTTGTAATCCTGCGGGTGCGGGAAGCCAGCCGAATCCTGCCAGAACCGATAGGCGCGATTCAGTTTCCGCAGTTTCCCCTTCACCGTTCGCGGATGGTTGTCCTTCGCGTCGGGCGACAACTGCCACTCGATGAACCGAACAACGTGCTGGTCACTCGGACACGCCGGGTGTCGGTCCTCACGCTCCATATGCTCGCGCCAGTCGGCGTAGACACTCCGGTAGTTCCGGCGCGTGGCGCTGTTGAGGTCCTTCGAGAGAAGCACATTCTCGATGAACGGGACGAACGGGTCAACGTCTATCTCCTCGAACTTCGACTCGAACTCGGCCAGCGGGTCCGTCGTCTTCCCGAACGCCTCGGCTATCTTCTCCGTCGAACTGCTCTCACGCTCCGCTATCGGCGCGTCACTCATCTTTCTGCCTCCGGTACTCCGCTCGACTCTGCCGGTTCTGCCGCGCCTTCCACCGCCACACGCGCTTGGTCGCATCACCGACGACAGCCGCCATCAGCACAGGGTTGTAGACGTGGGGATGCTCGCTGTGCCACTGCAACCAGTCGTAGAACCGATTCACGCGAAGCCAGTAATCGTACGTCCGTCGCTCGGACTTGTCGGCCAGCAAGTTCGCACACCACGCCTCCACGTCCTCGGGCGTAGCGAGCGCGTGGTGTCGGTCACTAGTCGCCATATGGTTCTTCCAGTCGCTCCCAGCGCGGTCTACTTCCGCCTCGTACCCATCGTGGCTTCCCTGCTTATACTCGTATTCTTCGCAGAACTCTTGCCACGTATCTCGACTCTCATAGGCTTCGGCGTGGTGGTGTAGGCGGTAGCGACTCGGCACATCACTCAAACGCTTGTAGACGCCCAGCCGGTCAGCTGGGTCCAGCGACTTCTTCGGGTGGGTCATCGCTGACCCTCCTGCTGGACGGATTCAAGCGGATAGTAGGCGTCGTTGTGGACTTCCACCGACTCACCTTCCATAACTTCCAGATGCTCGTTCGCTCGCTCCGGCACGGACTCGCGCAGGTGCGTCTTGATGTCCTCGAAGGAACAACCCGGATTCCGCTCGACAAACCGGTGAATCTCCGCCGAGTCCGAGCGGTACAGCCGGTCCTCCAACTTACTGATTCGCTCGCGGGCCGAGTCGAGTTCGCTCTTGAGGTCGTCGCGCTGCTCGCGGAGTTCTTCGTTCGTCTTGTCCGGCTCCACGTCCGGGTCAATCTTCTTCATCCCCGCCTCGACCATACTGGCGATGAACCCGGACACGCTCATATCGAACTCGTCGGCGTGGTCCTTCCACCGCTCGTACTGCTCCCGCGTCGGATACGCAGCGGCCATCTGCGTGTTCTCCGCCGTCTCAGTAGGCATCGGCCCACAACACCTCCCTGACCACCATACTGATGAGCGACCGCGATACGCCGAACTCGTCTGCGAGGTCGGCCTGCGTCACGCCCTCCGACTCGTATCGCTCACGAATCTCTCGCGCTTGGTCGGACGTGAGTTCCGCGTTCGGATTCTCCTCGCCCGGCGACGAGAACACGTCTGCCCCGTGTTCGCCAAAGGCGTGAACCATATTTATCCGCTGATTGCCCAGCATCAGGTGGGCCGGATTCACGCACGACTCGTTGTAGCACTCGTGGAGAACGAGCGCATCACCGGGGTCCGAACCGTTGGCTAACGCCCACGCTATCCGGTGGGCTTGGTAGTAATTCCCGTCGAGCGTGAACCGTCCGTATCCGTCGCCAAACGTACCCGCCTCCCACGGCCAGCAGGAAGCCGGGATACGTTCGTCGTACTTCGCCTCGAACCGCTCTCGTGCCTCCTCAACGCTCTCAACGTCGATGGGGTTCCGGTCTATCATCGCGGCTCACCTCCATCCGTCGCCGCAGACCGACGAGACGCATCAGTCCCCTGCTTGTCGTAGCGGGTTCCCCGGCGCTCAACTTGGAGTGAACTGTCATCAAGTTCGTCAATCACAAACTCGAAGAACGCCTCCGGTTCCATCCCGCACTCCTCGGCTCGCTCCTGCACTACCAGATTTTCCGGACCTTCTTTCAGATACGCATCTGGCACAGTTCCGTCCTCCGTGATTAGGGATTCAGCAGCCCCAACAGGCGCTTTATCAGCCCCCACGGACACGGATTCAGGGTCAGATTCGCGCTCGGCCACCTCACTCGACGCCCGCTGAATACGCTCCGCGTTCGCTTTCTCAATCGCGTCCTCTCGCTCACGGCAGAACGCACCAAACTGCTCTCGCACGTTCTCCATCGACACCGCACCACCCGCGCTGGCATCGTCACTCAACGACGCCAGCACATCCTGAATCCCAGACTCGGTTTCCTCCCACTGCTCACTCGTCAACTGATTCTTCGCTTCCGCTTCAGCAACCGGTTCACCGACGGCCAGCTGTCGAACCTTCTCTCGACATCCTCTCGAAACACCGCCAAACCCCGTGTTCTCCTTGGCGCGTTCAAGGTCCGTGACAGGGACGTTCTTCACGTTAATCTGGGTTGTCTCGTCGTTCTCTGCTCCGTCGTTCGCTGAATCGCTGTCTTGCATCTGTGATTTCCTGCTTGCTTGGCTGGTTCACGAACGACGGTAGGGACCCGAAATCCTAAGCCAGCGCATCGCGTACGCTGACACGGACACGGGTCCCACCGTCGTCCGGCTCAATTCGCGCGAGTCATCGAGAGCGGAGGTCTTTGGACGGGAACTCCGCTCTCTGCTGTTCATCCTCATCAGTCGTGGCTATCTCTCTGGAGCGGCATCTGCGGGGAGTGCGTAGAACTTGCGACGTGGGTGGGGCTTCTTCGACCGAAGCCGACCCTCGTCTACAAGTGCGGTACACTTCCGCCGCGCAGTCCGTTGATGGCATCCGATTCGGTCAGCAACATCGGCTGCGCTCACCCACGTCTCGTCCATCGCAGCAACCGCTCGAAGCGCCTCAGACTCCGGGTACATTTCGACGAGATGACCGTGGTGGCCTCTCGGTCTACCGCCGCGCTTTCCTCTGTCACTCATTACTATTTCCCCATATACTATTTAAGGGCGCAAGCGACAAAAACTTTGTCCTACTACTGACACGAGTGGAGATAATCGCCACACATCGAACGATAAACGACTACTGAATCTCTGATACGAGTTCGAGATTCACGCCGCTTCCTCACCACAGAGACGTGTCCCCGACCACAGCAGCGACCGACCGCCAGCAACCACCCACCAACACAACCAAATCTATATCTATATTTACAAATATAACAATCAAATCTATATCTATACTTTTGAGATTCGAGCGCGTCGGTACGTCGAATCAGAAACCGAACTCAGCGATGATGGGCGCGTGGTCGCTGTACTCCAACCCACCGTGGTCGTAGTGACAATTTTCTGGACTCAACGACTTCGACGCCAGAATATGGTCGAATCGCTTCGACTCAAAACTCACGTCCTCGGTTGATACGTTGCCGTACCCGTGTACGTCTCGGAACGCATCGACGATTCCCTCCTCCG
Above is a genomic segment from Halomicrobium sp. LC1Hm containing:
- a CDS encoding site-specific integrase; the protein is MSDAPIAERESSSTEKIAEAFGKTTDPLAEFESKFEEIDVDPFVPFIENVLLSKDLNSATRRNYRSVYADWREHMEREDRHPACPSDQHVVRFIEWQLSPDAKDNHPRTVKGKLRKLNRAYRFWQDSAGFPHPQDYNPFTLARDKVNLEVPDGKKHRRISIDELQEMVRGVTHLRNRAIICFQFKLGLRAGEVSNIKLSDIAMENSEIQSHYPELGSEDRLADRENVIYIPPGDERPRNKSGRARMLPLDGELRRLLARYLLIRPENDEPWLFLSETSHSKMDHKAINSVWKKELHPEYAETEEYRPITSHFGRHRFSTWWRVEQDVNRELVKYMRGDSVEKGSMEEPIDSYLHTYYEDIEDLYRENIYRVGL
- a CDS encoding HNH endonuclease, with product MIDRNPIDVESVEEARERFEAKYDERIPASCWPWEAGTFGDGYGRFTLDGNYYQAHRIAWALANGSDPGDALVLHECYNESCVNPAHLMLGNQRINMVHAFGEHGADVFSSPGEENPNAELTSDQAREIRERYESEGVTQADLADEFGVSRSLISMVVREVLWADAY